One window of Paenibacillus sp. FSL K6-3182 genomic DNA carries:
- the rpoZ gene encoding DNA-directed RNA polymerase subunit omega — protein MLYPSIDEMVKKVDSKYTLVVAASRRARMLRNGDKSELKNPRSRKYVGVALEEIYGDILQVENLATKED, from the coding sequence ATGTTATATCCGTCCATTGATGAAATGGTGAAAAAAGTTGACAGTAAATACACGCTTGTCGTAGCAGCTTCAAGACGCGCACGCATGCTTCGCAACGGAGACAAGTCGGAGCTTAAAAACCCGCGCTCCCGCAAGTATGTTGGTGTGGCACTAGAAGAAATTTACGGTGACATTCTCCAAGTGGAAAACCTAGCAACAAAAGAGGATTAA